The sequence below is a genomic window from Sinorhizobium terangae.
AGTTTTCGCAGCGGCCGACATTGATGATCAGGTTCCACTTGCTCATGGCTTCCTCCTAAGCTGCGCGATCCAACTTGAATGCCTCGGCGTTGCGCCACTTCTCGATCTGTACCAGGCAGGAATTGGGAGCCATGCTGCTGGTTCCGCGGGTCTGCGACCGGTCCGGGGTGAGCATGTTGAGGCACCCGCCAACCTCGACGGTCTCCCCCGCAACGTCGATGAGCTTGAACTCGGCGCTGGCCTCATAGGACTTAACGACCCCTGGGGTCACCAGCGGCGAAATGTCGGCGGCGCAGATCACGGCGCCGCGGTCGTTGAAGATCTTCACCAGGTCACGATGGCGAATGCCCCGGGCGGCTGCATCGGCCGGGTTAAGCCGCAGCAGCCAGAAGCGGTGGCCGGCAATCAGCGCGCGGTGGTCCTCGACCTGATTGACCGCGCTGTTCTTGCCGTCGCCGCTGGTGTGAAAGCTGTAGCGGCTGTGAGTGGCGATCAACTGAAGCGGGTAGCGCTCGGCCAGCTCGGTGTTGCGCAGCCCTTCCCAGGAGGGGAGGTAGTGATTGACCGGCGGCCGGTCCGGATTGTCCGCCGTGTTCCGCTTGAGGATCTCCGGCACGAATTCGAGTTTTCCGCTCGGCGTCTGCAGGCCCATGCCGAACTCTTCGGCGTACTGGGATGGCATGGGAGCCGGTTCCGGAAGATCCTTGCGCCTGCCCTCGGCAAACCAGCGCATGTCGACGGGCTGGCGCAGTTCCGGCTTTTCGGGCGGCACGACGTAGTAGCCCTTGCGACAGAATTTCTTCCAGGAAATTCGGCTGGGCAGATCTGACGAATCGAACACCCGCTTGACCCAGTCGAGCTCGCTGCAGCCCTCGGTAAAGACGGCTCCCAGCCCCAGCCGGGTCAGGACGGAAGTGAATATCTCATAGTCTGACTTCGACTCGCCCAAGGGCTCGATGCACTTGTGCTGGAGGGTGATGACGCGATGGTTGACGACGTTAACACCGTGATGGGCGTAGCCGCCGGAATTCGCCCATTCGCCGATGTCCCAGCGCTCCAGCGAGGTGCAGGCCGGCAGGATGATATCGGCAAACTGGGCCTCGCCCTCCATCCAGATGGACTGGTTCACGACGAACTCGATGCTCTCGTGCCGATAGGCATCCACCCAGCGCCCCGATCGGGTTACGGTACTGAGAGACGAGCCGCCGTAGCGGTAGATCATGTGTATCGGCGAGTAGCCCGGCATGGGATAGCTGAATGGTGCAAACTGGGCCTCCTGGGCCATGCCGTCCCAGAGATAGCCGGTGGCGTGACCGTCGATGATCGCGTCGGGCAGTTGCTGGCGTGGAACCATCTGCTTGACGGGATTCATCGTCAGGATATGCGGCATACGCTGGTAATTGTTGACCGCATTACCGGTCCACGCCAGGTCGCCGGAAATCCCTCCATCTGCATAGCCCGGAAAATAAAAATGCAGGTCGTGCGGGACGCCGATCTGGAGGCCGCCGAAATTGATGCCCGGCTTGCCCCAGCCCTGCATCGCCATCATCATCACCATGCAGCGCGCCCACTGCGCACCGGTGGCGCCGCGGCCCGCGCCGCCGAAGCCGGTGCCCGTCATCCCGACAGCCAGGTAGACCTTCTTGCCGCCCCACTTGCGGGCCAAGGCGCGCACGTCCCTGGCAGGGATGCCGGTCTCGGCCTCCTGCCATTCGGGCGTCTTGGGAACGCCGTCGGTTTCGCCCAGCAGGTACGCCTTCCATTCGTCGAAGCCGGTGGTGCGGGTGGCGACGTACGTCTCGTCATAAAGGCCTTCCGTAACCCAGACATACATGATTGCCTGGGCCAGAGCCGCGTCGGTCTGCGGCCGGACGGGAAACCAGCGTCCGCCCAGCAACTGGGCTGTCGGATTGCAATGGGGGTCAATGTGCACGAACTCGATGCCGAGTTCCTTGGCCCATAAACGACGCGTCGTGCCCTCAAACCCCGCATAGGCTCCATTGGTGCTTTCAGGGTCGCAGGACCAGAAGACGATCATCTCGGCTTCCTTGAGGCAATCCTCCACTCCGCCATAGCCCGCAGGCACGCCGACGCGCATTGAATTGCCGAAGTGGTGCATGGCACCCCAATACCAGCCTTCCCAACTGTCCGGATTGGCCGCGACCCGGGTGAAGCCGATCAGGTTGGCGAACCGCATCAGCGAGCTCAGGTAGTAGCCGACGTTTCCCCACTGGTGATGGGACGACATGGGGAACGTGATGGAGCCGGGTCCATGGACGCGCTTCTGACGGTTGATCTCCTTGGCGACGATGTCCAGTGCCTCGTCCCAGCTGATCCGCACGTAGCCTGATTTTCCGCGGTTCTGCGGGTTGCGTTCGCCGTCGGGATCGAAATCCACGCGCTTCATCGGGTAAAGAATGCGCTTGTCCGAATAGACTAGCGATTTCATTGTCAAAGCGTGGGGGGCTACCAGCGCGCGGCGGGGCGGGCTGAACTTGCGCCCACGGGCTTCGATCACCCAGGTGGACGGGTCGCTGCCGTCGAACTCGACGGGCGTAACGCGCAGGATCCGGCCGTCCTTGACGTGAACGAACAGGGGTCCGCCGTTGGTGCAGGTGGTTGTCTAATCGCATCCCGGTCGTCAAGGTGCTTTAGGCATTCGGCGACCTCGCCGGGTTGCGGGTAGGCAACGCAGATTAAATTGATCGGTGGATCGGCGCTCAGCGGCATGTCCTTCGGAGCTATCCGGTGCTGGGGAGCAGGGTTGTCTTCGCGGTCGACAAATGTCGCCGCACAATGGGCTTCGCAGGCAGGACCTTCCCATGTGTAGCGCGCAGTCTCAACGAGCTGCAGCCACTCGTAGCGGAATGATCCAACCGACGTCCGCAGCAGGGACGCTCAGTGCCTCAAATCAGGTTTGACGCGCTGAGGGCAGAAGCTGGCGGTTGCTTATGCGATGGCGCCAGCCGATGCGTTGAAGACTTCTCCTGTCCTGAGCATGCTGTGCATGATGACCGCAAGCTTCCGGGCGACTGCCACCGCAGCGCGCTTGAAGCCCAACCGCTCACGCAGCTGAAGCCCCCAGCTCTTGAGGCTGCTCTCGGTCCTGGCACTGGCGCTCGTGAGAAGCACTGTCGCCGCTTCATACAACAGCCCCCGCAGATGGTTGTCACCTCTACGCGAGATATGGCCGTTATAGTCGACCTCACCTGACTGGTAGCGCCGCGTTGTTAGCCCGAGCCAGGCACCAACCGAGCGCGACGTTTTGAAGTTGTCTGGATCTTCAATCGCTGCGATGTAGGACACCGCCGTAACGGCGCCAATTCCTGGGATCGTCGTCAGAAGCTTCGAAGCCTGGCTCTGCCGTGCCACTGCGAGCAACTGGCGATCAAGATCGGCCGCGCGCTTGCGAATGTCGCGCCACGCCTCAAGCAGGGGCAATATGATCCGTGCAAGGTCATCATTCCCAGCCAAAAGCTCTCTCACATTGCCATCAAACACCCGACCCGTTCCTTTAGGGATGATAAGGCCGAACGTCTTCATCAGGCCGCGGATCTGGTTGCTAAGTTGGGTTGAGATGCTCAGGAGCTGATTGCGGGCGCCGACCAGCGTGCGCGTCAACATACTGTCAAATGACTTTACCCGGACCGCCTTGTAGAAGCCGGCTTCGGCCAGCTGGGCCAAGCCATCTGCATCATTGGCATCTGTCTTGTTGAGCGTCTCGTTCAATATCTTTTGCGCGTGCCGCGCTTCGATGCAGATAGCGGGGATCCCCTCCGCCGTCAGTGCGTGATAGAACCACGTCGACAGCGGCCCCGTCTCGAATATGACGCGTTTTGCGTTCGGGGCATGCTTGCGGATCACCTGCGCCAACACCTTTGGATCCGAAGCGCGCTTCCCCCGCCAGATCCGCTTCCCGTCCTCCCGGATCGAGATCGCAGTATCTTTCAATGAAACGTCGAGCCCTATATATTGGTCCATGGTTGCCTCCATTCGATGTTTGGGCCCGGTTCCAATCGTGAGCCCGTATTTCCATCCTATCGGGGGCAACCAACCCAGACAGCATCATCTTGCAAATAAGTTGCCGGGGGCAGTCGCACCGCGATTACCCCATGTGTAGCGGCGGCTGCCGTCCGGCATCGGCGTTCCCATGGGAAGGCCCGCAGTTTCGCTCATATAGAGGGTCTGCGTGAACCAGACGACCAGATCGTCCGGTCCCGTGGTCACGACCTTGAAGTTCTTGGCCGCATGGATGATTTCCAATTGATCGCGATTGGGCATCAAGAGCTTCAATGCCGTCGCTGCGTCCTTGAAGGACATGGCCACTTCAGCCTCGGCCGGCGAACCCGCACGGGAGCGGAATCTGCCGTCTCGGATTTCCACAATGCGGCCGAGGCTACCATCCTGCAGACCAATCCATGCCACAACATCGCGCTGTTTTAGCCGTTCAGCGAACGCGGGACGGCCGGAAGCGGTGTGATTGAGTACCTTGGGCAGGGCAAACAAGATGGCTCTGAGAACCTGCCGGCTCATCTTCGGTTTGATGGCTAACATGGCGCGCGCTCACCAGGTCCGAGCGCCCAGAAATTCCGGTCCTGTGGCAACTGCGGGTGCGGCTTGCAGTTTCATAGGCGTCTCCTCCCTATCAGCCATAAATGACTATTAAGTCATAATGACGTTATAGTCAACAACGCGATGTTCGGCTTTTCCGCAGATTTGAACGTCGCTGTTCAAACCCTCGAAACGATGTCCTCGGGAGAGGTGGAGGGCTGCGCACGATGCGGTGGCGCATTCGACTAAGGAGCATCCGGCCTCTCGCCGACAAACGACGAGGCTATCGGGTCGTTCAAACGACTCTGGCGCCGTAAGGGGCGGCGGCTGCGAACAGGCTAGTCGGCTCCCATTGCTTTGCGCTTTTTGGCTTTGGGAGGTGGCGTGCTTCGCCACCTCCTGGGCTGCGTTTGACTGGGCAGCGGCCCTACATTCAGTACGAGATCTGCCCGTCCACGATCTCCCCGGTCGAGGGGGAAAGCTCGCGCTTCAACACTTCGCGAGCTTCGCCGCTGATGACCGATGCCGGCCCCGCAACGGCCACGCGCGCGGCCGACCCGGCGAAATTGGCAGCCGCCACTCCTGCACGATCCGCGAACGTGGCATCGCCTCCCGAAAGCGATTGACCGGCCAGGCGCCGGCCGAGCAGACGTACGATCTCGGGGCTGTCGGCGAAGGCATTATGGCCAAGCGGATCGTTCGAGGCGATGGCGCTCGTGTCGATGACGGAAACGCCAAGTTCCTCGAGAGCGGCGGCATAGGGTCTGAGATCTGCCCCTCCGATTCGTTCAACTCCGCCCGACAGCCAGCGAGAAGCCCCAAGCGCCTTGTCTCGCGTCGATGTCAGGATCGCGAAATGCGGCCGTTTGGCTCCCATCTCTAGGAATTGGCGACGAAACACATCGATATCGATGTCCGGCGACGCAAGCACGACGTTCTTGATTTTGGCCGGGATTGCCTTTTCGCGCATGGCAACGCCGCGCAGCGCTTCGGCGGCGAGCCAGGTACCCATCGAATGCGCAAGGATCGTCACGTCATCGACGTCGGGGCTCCTTGTCGCCTGAAGGATCAGGTCCTCTAGTGCCCGCCGCGAGTAGTTTGCGCTTTCCTTATCGTAGAGATAGTCGAAGACGCGCGCCCGTGATGGCCAGGCGAAGAGAATCGGCGCCGCATCAGTGCCCGAGTCGTGAACGATCTGGGCGAAGCGGAAGACGGCGTCTGCATAGGTGTTGTTAAAGCCGTGCACGAAGATGAGCACCTGGCGCTTGGCGTTCCGGTTCTTGCGGAACCACTTGAGAGCCTGCCCTTCCGAAGCGACCTTGCCAACGTCAAGGACCGCGAATTCCTTTTCAGGATTGGGCGGCACGCGCGAGGGCCATTGCACCTCGCCGATCTTGCGGTTTCGATCCGGAGGAATGGAGACGGTGACGCTGTTGAGCGAGATCGCCGTTCCGCGCTCGCCCGAATAGAGTCGGCCGGGATCGTCCGACGGCTTGCGCGTCGTCGCCACCAGCATGTCGACCCGGTTCGCGTCAGTAGCGGCCACTGCTGGCGGTTGAAGGACGTTCTCCACACGAGTCGCGCAGCCGTTTAGGGCGACGGACAGGACCAGTATCAGCGGGAGCACCCGCCGAGGCCCCGTCCGGTTTGTCGCCCGGACCGGCCGAGAGCGGCCGGCCCATTGT
It includes:
- a CDS encoding IS110 family transposase, producing MDQYIGLDVSLKDTAISIREDGKRIWRGKRASDPKVLAQVIRKHAPNAKRVIFETGPLSTWFYHALTAEGIPAICIEARHAQKILNETLNKTDANDADGLAQLAEAGFYKAVRVKSFDSMLTRTLVGARNQLLSISTQLSNQIRGLMKTFGLIIPKGTGRVFDGNVRELLAGNDDLARIILPLLEAWRDIRKRAADLDRQLLAVARQSQASKLLTTIPGIGAVTAVSYIAAIEDPDNFKTSRSVGAWLGLTTRRYQSGEVDYNGHISRRGDNHLRGLLYEAATVLLTSASARTESSLKSWGLQLRERLGFKRAAVAVARKLAVIMHSMLRTGEVFNASAGAIA
- a CDS encoding alpha/beta hydrolase, with amino-acid sequence MRGSISLDRSRSIFAVQWAGRSRPVRATNRTGPRRVLPLILVLSVALNGCATRVENVLQPPAVAATDANRVDMLVATTRKPSDDPGRLYSGERGTAISLNSVTVSIPPDRNRKIGEVQWPSRVPPNPEKEFAVLDVGKVASEGQALKWFRKNRNAKRQVLIFVHGFNNTYADAVFRFAQIVHDSGTDAAPILFAWPSRARVFDYLYDKESANYSRRALEDLILQATRSPDVDDVTILAHSMGTWLAAEALRGVAMREKAIPAKIKNVVLASPDIDIDVFRRQFLEMGAKRPHFAILTSTRDKALGASRWLSGGVERIGGADLRPYAAALEELGVSVIDTSAIASNDPLGHNAFADSPEIVRLLGRRLAGQSLSGGDATFADRAGVAAANFAGSAARVAVAGPASVISGEAREVLKRELSPSTGEIVDGQISY